The proteins below are encoded in one region of Winogradskyella helgolandensis:
- a CDS encoding ferritin-like domain-containing protein has product MALFDKKTEQKLNDLIEKAYDAEKGYKAVADHVDNPRLKTFFLDKARVRSGYVNELTGTLRTSGMDITENDGSFSGSLHRAWIDTKAFFSIDNDESMLEEVKTGEKNAIEDYNDILDNYDLNPTVRAILLKQKTEIQASYNKADYLEGIQ; this is encoded by the coding sequence ATGGCACTATTTGATAAAAAAACAGAACAAAAATTAAATGACCTTATTGAAAAAGCTTACGATGCTGAAAAAGGGTATAAAGCAGTTGCGGATCATGTTGATAATCCGAGATTAAAAACATTCTTCCTTGATAAGGCACGAGTGAGAAGTGGCTATGTCAATGAATTAACCGGTACACTGCGAACAAGTGGTATGGACATTACAGAAAACGACGGTAGTTTCTCTGGATCTTTACATAGAGCTTGGATAGATACAAAGGCATTCTTCTCTATAGACAATGATGAATCCATGCTAGAAGAAGTAAAAACTGGTGAGAAAAATGCTATTGAAGATTACAATGACATTCTAGATAACTATGATTTAAATCCTACAGTAAGAGCTATATTATTAAAGCAAAAAACTGAGATTCAGGCGAGTTATAACAAAGCTGATTATCTCGAAGGCATACAGTAA
- a CDS encoding SDR family oxidoreductase, translated as MNKPKQFPDQSQELPGKESHMHPEPEVIRDDYKGSSKLHQKVALITGGDSGIGRSVAVHFAREGADIAIVYLSEDDDAKETQRLVEKEGQACLLIEADLKHTSQCEAAVAQCIAKFGQLNILVNNAAVQFPKDTIADISMDDFDTTYKTNIYPYFYMSKLALAHLKPHDCIINTSSVTAYRGSDHLVDYASTKGAIVSFTRSLSKQLAKDHIRVNGVAPGPIWTPLIPASFDNVSDFGQDTPLGRAGQPSEVAPAYVFLASKDASYITGQFIHVNGGEIIGG; from the coding sequence ATGAATAAACCAAAACAATTTCCAGATCAAAGTCAGGAATTACCCGGAAAAGAAAGCCACATGCATCCTGAGCCAGAAGTGATTCGAGATGACTATAAAGGCAGTTCAAAATTGCACCAAAAGGTCGCCCTTATTACAGGAGGTGATAGTGGTATTGGAAGAAGTGTTGCCGTACATTTTGCCCGAGAAGGTGCTGATATTGCTATTGTTTATCTCTCTGAAGACGACGATGCCAAAGAGACCCAACGCTTGGTAGAAAAAGAAGGACAAGCGTGCCTTTTAATAGAAGCCGATTTAAAACATACCAGCCAGTGTGAAGCCGCTGTAGCACAATGCATCGCTAAATTTGGCCAACTCAATATACTGGTCAATAATGCTGCTGTCCAATTTCCTAAAGATACCATTGCTGATATTTCAATGGATGATTTCGATACGACTTACAAAACGAATATCTATCCTTATTTCTATATGTCGAAATTGGCATTAGCACATCTTAAACCCCATGATTGTATTATAAATACCAGTTCCGTTACGGCATATAGAGGTAGCGATCATTTAGTTGATTACGCCAGTACAAAAGGTGCGATTGTAAGCTTTACAAGATCGTTATCTAAACAATTAGCAAAAGACCACATTAGAGTTAATGGAGTTGCACCTGGCCCTATTTGGACGCCATTAATTCCTGCATCGTTTGATAATGTCAGTGATTTTGGACAAGACACCCCATTAGGACGTGCAGGTCAACCGAGTGAAGTGGCTCCAGCGTATGTGTTTTTAGCGTCCAAGGATGCTAGCTATATTACAGGACAATTTATTCATGTGAATGGAGGGGAAATTATTGGCGGCTAA
- a CDS encoding FAD/NAD(P)-binding protein: METSKLAIIGSGPTALYILQHILSNSEAFLKQCNQISIFEKNAKMGYGMPYNPDFTDVYNIANISSEEIPELPQTLAEWLRAQDRDYLKTLNVTKFPIKATEVYSRISLGEYFRAQFNILIDSLKHHGFSIDEHTSTKVTDIKPISTTVAEVITATKRYRFHNILIATGHHWNPDHSTSSNYFDSPWPIFKLFNPDDRYYNFEIGILGASLSAIDVVTSLAHRHGKFTHHQNQLSYQLHPKAKGFKIVLHDVNGWLPHLQYEQVHPFREMYRYTTREALLALKKDNQNLFIETYFNTVCKPALLKALKKDELHDVVTLLNTKDFGFKQFIDTMAEKHEYINSFEGMRKELELADTLLQKNKPVHWMETLDDLMYSLNFHTELFSAEDHLFFHTDVKPFLMNVIAALPLKSAQLLLALYDANCIELVSGKVEIETKSESGTQIKICDSHDGVETKTYPLFINSSGNDDVTFDDFPFETLRNKGTISMAKAMYDHATHTRETQNTSNESTVTKEGELYLKLGGIAIDNTYRCLDDDGKPSQIIQDLAFNHIYGHRPYSYGLQACNATSCIVINALLDIELHDAQPIGIEIITKTYETKDDL; encoded by the coding sequence ATGGAAACTTCAAAATTAGCTATCATCGGCTCAGGGCCTACAGCATTGTATATTCTACAACATATCCTTTCAAACTCTGAGGCATTTTTAAAACAATGTAACCAGATTTCCATTTTTGAAAAAAACGCTAAAATGGGTTACGGCATGCCCTATAATCCTGATTTTACTGATGTGTATAATATTGCTAATATTTCTTCTGAAGAAATTCCAGAGTTACCACAAACCTTAGCGGAATGGTTACGCGCACAAGACCGGGATTATTTAAAGACCCTAAATGTAACTAAGTTTCCCATTAAAGCTACTGAAGTCTATAGCCGCATCTCCCTTGGGGAGTATTTTAGAGCGCAATTCAACATATTAATTGATAGTCTAAAACATCATGGCTTTAGCATTGATGAGCATACCTCTACGAAAGTTACCGATATCAAACCCATTAGCACTACTGTTGCAGAAGTCATAACTGCGACTAAACGCTATAGATTTCATAATATACTTATTGCTACAGGTCACCATTGGAACCCTGATCACTCGACGTCTTCTAATTACTTTGATTCTCCATGGCCCATTTTTAAATTGTTTAATCCCGATGATAGGTATTACAATTTTGAAATCGGTATTTTAGGAGCGTCACTTAGTGCTATAGATGTTGTCACTTCTTTAGCCCATCGTCACGGTAAATTTACACATCACCAAAACCAACTTAGTTATCAATTACACCCTAAAGCGAAAGGGTTTAAGATCGTATTACATGATGTTAATGGATGGTTACCACATTTACAATACGAGCAAGTACATCCTTTCCGGGAAATGTACAGGTACACGACTCGCGAAGCATTACTGGCTCTTAAAAAAGACAATCAGAATCTATTCATTGAAACCTATTTTAACACCGTTTGTAAGCCCGCATTACTAAAAGCCTTAAAAAAAGACGAGCTCCATGATGTTGTAACCTTATTAAATACTAAAGACTTTGGGTTTAAACAGTTCATCGATACTATGGCAGAAAAACATGAGTATATAAATTCGTTTGAAGGTATGCGAAAGGAATTAGAACTTGCTGACACCTTACTACAGAAAAACAAACCTGTCCATTGGATGGAAACCTTAGATGATTTAATGTATAGCTTAAATTTTCATACCGAATTATTTTCAGCAGAAGATCATCTTTTTTTCCATACTGACGTTAAGCCCTTTTTAATGAACGTTATCGCAGCACTCCCTTTAAAATCTGCCCAACTATTATTAGCTTTATACGATGCCAATTGTATAGAACTCGTTAGTGGAAAGGTTGAAATTGAAACTAAAAGTGAATCTGGTACTCAAATAAAGATATGTGACAGTCATGACGGTGTTGAAACCAAAACTTACCCACTGTTTATTAATTCGTCGGGTAATGATGATGTTACATTTGATGATTTTCCTTTTGAAACTCTAAGAAATAAAGGGACTATCTCTATGGCAAAAGCTATGTATGACCACGCTACTCATACGAGGGAAACTCAAAATACATCTAATGAATCTACCGTAACTAAAGAAGGAGAATTATATCTTAAGTTAGGCGGTATAGCCATAGATAATACCTACCGATGTCTTGACGACGACGGGAAGCCTTCACAAATCATTCAAGATTTAGCATTTAATCATATTTATGGCCACAGACCTTATTCATACGGACTACAAGCTTGTAATGCAACAAGTTGTATTGTTATTAACGCTTTATTAGACATAGAACTACATGATGCTCAACCTATAGGTATAGAAATAATTACCAAGACTTACGAGACAAAGGACGACCTGTAA
- a CDS encoding response regulator encodes MMTSILLVDDDEDDRLFFEEAIEELNEDISFKSLNNGLEALTYLETCTTLPHAIFLDINMPIVDGPKCLKRLRADANYDGIVIFMYSTSSVPDTITQLQKAGANFYIRKPISFNALKLLIKKSLDLLPQLATAGQEENNFFITNDSA; translated from the coding sequence ATGATGACTAGCATTCTATTAGTTGACGACGATGAAGACGATAGATTGTTCTTCGAAGAGGCTATTGAAGAACTCAATGAGGATATATCTTTTAAAAGTCTTAACAATGGATTAGAAGCTCTCACGTATTTAGAGACTTGCACAACATTACCCCATGCTATCTTTTTAGATATTAACATGCCTATTGTAGATGGCCCTAAGTGCTTAAAGCGACTCCGTGCTGATGCTAATTATGATGGCATTGTTATATTTATGTATTCCACATCAAGTGTACCAGACACCATTACTCAATTGCAAAAAGCTGGTGCAAATTTCTACATTAGGAAACCTATAAGCTTTAACGCCTTAAAGCTACTTATTAAAAAGTCCTTAGACCTATTGCCACAGCTTGCGACCGCAGGCCAAGAAGAAAATAATTTTTTTATTACGAATGACAGTGCCTAA
- a CDS encoding PAS domain-containing sensor histidine kinase yields MTVPNKNLFFLNNGGEMGEIMRQKDWSISPVGHPATWPSSLKTTLSFMLNSKFPMFLFWGADHICFYNDAYRPSLGKEGKHPELLGQKAEIYWAEIWDIISPEIFSVLNGGPSTWHENQLVPFYRNGQMEDIYWTYSYSPVTNELGQVEGVFTTCTETTSSVLNLAKIEASKDELEFAVDAADLGTWDFNPITNTFKGNNRLKDWFGLPLNDEIFLEDATAAIVASDRKRVRQQIEISLGDYESGGKYDVTYVIKNKLTERERIVRAIGRAWFNEDKVAYRFNGILQDITQREKASIELKASEERFRKLVKTAPIGIAVLDGDDDYVIKMANDMALSIWQRTYKEAVGKPLFEVLKEIKDNILPIFEAVKTTKKAQFGTEYPFTLERDGVAQIEYFNFIFQPLIKDDEVVELILVAYEVSDMVKARFELQESQKQFKNFVEQSPIAMSIVRGENLNIEMANNALLETFWRKKKDEVIGKDLLDIFPDLEGSKYPETLKEIIRTGIGVSENESYVILESDDGVKEFYSDYDYQPLYGLDGLVSGVMVTGSDVTDRVLARKKLEQFSNDLEQQVEERTNALNIANRQLQQSLIHLQKTNEELEAFAYVSSHDLQEPLRKIQMFTNRLLERDSDKLSAKGVQDVSKILVSAKRMRALIEDLLEYSRSNDSDVNFKPTDLKELLLQVIENLNSKIEATNTLITYDDLCTATVIPFQIKQVFQNLIENSIKFAQKNLRPTVDIITEKVTGEASGIQTLLDHQTYYKISFTDNGIGFEPEHSDQIFELFKRLHGKFEYQGTGIGLAIVKKICKNHKGAIIATSEPLKGAKFSLFLPVE; encoded by the coding sequence ATGACAGTGCCTAATAAAAACTTATTTTTTTTAAATAATGGTGGCGAAATGGGTGAAATTATGCGCCAAAAAGATTGGTCTATAAGCCCAGTTGGTCATCCCGCAACCTGGCCCTCTAGCCTTAAGACTACTTTGAGCTTTATGCTCAATTCAAAATTCCCTATGTTTCTTTTTTGGGGAGCGGACCATATTTGCTTTTACAATGATGCCTACAGACCGAGTTTAGGTAAGGAAGGCAAACATCCTGAACTATTAGGGCAAAAAGCAGAAATTTATTGGGCAGAAATTTGGGATATTATAAGTCCAGAGATTTTCTCAGTTCTTAACGGTGGTCCTTCAACTTGGCACGAGAATCAACTTGTACCATTTTATAGAAATGGACAAATGGAAGATATTTACTGGACATACAGTTATAGTCCTGTAACTAATGAATTGGGCCAAGTAGAAGGAGTGTTTACTACATGTACCGAAACCACCAGCAGCGTACTTAATCTCGCCAAGATTGAAGCGAGTAAGGATGAATTAGAATTTGCCGTTGACGCAGCCGATTTAGGCACTTGGGATTTTAATCCTATTACAAATACATTTAAAGGTAATAACCGTCTAAAAGATTGGTTTGGACTGCCACTAAATGATGAGATCTTTTTAGAAGATGCTACAGCTGCCATAGTGGCCTCGGATAGAAAACGGGTACGTCAGCAAATTGAAATCTCATTAGGTGATTACGAATCTGGTGGAAAATATGATGTTACTTATGTGATAAAAAACAAACTCACGGAACGCGAACGTATTGTGCGCGCCATAGGGAGAGCCTGGTTTAATGAAGATAAAGTTGCCTATAGATTTAATGGTATTCTGCAAGACATTACCCAACGTGAAAAAGCGTCGATTGAACTGAAGGCCAGTGAAGAACGCTTTCGTAAATTAGTGAAAACAGCTCCTATTGGTATTGCTGTTTTAGATGGTGATGATGATTATGTAATAAAGATGGCCAATGATATGGCACTATCTATTTGGCAACGTACTTATAAAGAAGCCGTAGGCAAACCACTTTTTGAAGTTTTAAAGGAAATTAAAGACAATATTTTACCCATTTTTGAAGCGGTTAAGACCACTAAAAAAGCACAGTTTGGTACTGAATACCCATTTACATTAGAACGAGATGGAGTGGCACAAATAGAATACTTCAATTTTATTTTTCAGCCTTTAATCAAAGACGATGAGGTTGTAGAATTGATATTAGTCGCCTACGAGGTTTCCGACATGGTAAAGGCCAGATTTGAGCTTCAGGAATCCCAAAAGCAATTTAAGAATTTTGTAGAGCAATCACCTATTGCCATGAGTATTGTGAGAGGAGAGAACTTGAACATAGAAATGGCCAACAATGCGCTATTAGAGACCTTTTGGCGTAAAAAGAAAGATGAGGTTATCGGGAAAGATTTATTAGATATATTTCCTGATTTGGAAGGCTCCAAGTATCCTGAAACACTTAAAGAAATTATCCGCACAGGCATTGGAGTGTCAGAAAATGAATCTTATGTCATTTTAGAAAGCGATGACGGTGTTAAAGAGTTTTACTCCGACTATGATTATCAACCACTGTACGGCTTAGATGGTTTAGTTTCTGGAGTCATGGTAACCGGTTCGGATGTAACTGACCGTGTTTTAGCACGAAAGAAATTAGAACAATTTTCTAACGATTTAGAACAACAAGTTGAAGAACGTACCAACGCCTTAAATATAGCTAATCGCCAATTACAGCAGTCCTTAATACATCTTCAAAAAACCAATGAAGAGCTCGAAGCTTTTGCTTATGTTTCTAGTCATGATTTGCAAGAGCCCTTGCGAAAAATTCAAATGTTTACCAATCGTTTATTAGAACGTGATAGTGATAAACTGTCGGCAAAAGGAGTTCAGGATGTCTCCAAAATATTAGTATCTGCCAAACGCATGCGTGCGTTGATTGAAGACCTTTTAGAATACTCTAGAAGCAATGACTCAGATGTAAATTTTAAACCTACCGACTTAAAGGAATTACTGCTTCAGGTGATTGAGAATTTAAATTCAAAAATCGAAGCCACCAATACACTAATAACATACGATGATCTTTGTACAGCAACGGTCATTCCATTTCAAATTAAACAAGTCTTTCAAAATCTTATAGAAAATTCTATAAAATTTGCTCAGAAGAATCTCAGACCTACTGTTGACATTATTACCGAGAAAGTCACCGGAGAAGCTTCTGGCATACAAACTTTATTGGATCATCAAACCTATTATAAAATTTCATTTACAGATAACGGCATCGGTTTTGAACCTGAACATTCCGATCAGATTTTTGAGCTTTTTAAAAGGCTTCATGGTAAATTTGAATATCAAGGAACAGGTATTGGATTGGCCATTGTAAAGAAAATATGTAAAAACCATAAAGGAGCTATTATAGCGACATCTGAACCACTTAAAGGAGCCAAATTCTCTTTATTTCTTCCTGTAGAATAA
- a CDS encoding catalase, translating to MAKQHHSKTQKTEDLQQFEKNAEGKVMTTNQGLKVNDTNNSLKTGERGSTLLEDFLLREKITHFDHERIPERIVHARGSAAHGYFELYESIENYSKAGIFTDTKRITPVFARFSTVAGSKGSADLARDVRGFAVKFYTQEGTWDLVGNNMPIFFIQDAMKFPDLIHSVKPEPNKEIPQAASAHDTFYDFISRSTETLHNQIWVMSDRAIPRSFRMMEGFGIHTFRLINKDGESHFVKFHWKPLLGVHSVTWDEAVKINGADADFHRRDLWDAIESGQYPEWELGIQVVAEADEHKFEFDLLDPTKLIPEELVPVEIIGKMTLNRNPENFFAETEQVAFLPGHIVPGIDFTNDPLLQGRLFSYRDTQLSRLGSPNFHQIPINRPIGEVHNNQRDGHMQMDIPKGQTAYFPNSLGGGCPHLAKMSEGAFTSYEERIDAKKIRTRSESFNDHFSQPALFYRSLADWEQEHVADAYTFELGKCNQKHIKERMLWVIAQIDKNLAKKVAKGLGLAIPKTIEQPINQAIGADANVKKQQPPKKKNYLDKDKALSQANTKFESIATRQIGVLVADGFSMKDFKTMKNALEKAHAVVKLIAPHGGTITCDENMEHEVDAAIMTTESVLFDAVYIPGGKASIAQLLKEAKFKKFVNEAFKHCKAIAVDNEGEQLIDKTFVADYKDDKAVFINAKPNAFIDSISKHRHWDRMEIAAMVPA from the coding sequence ATGGCAAAGCAACACCACTCTAAGACTCAAAAAACTGAAGATTTACAGCAATTCGAAAAAAATGCTGAAGGTAAAGTTATGACAACGAACCAAGGTCTAAAAGTTAACGACACTAATAACTCACTAAAAACCGGAGAACGCGGTTCTACCCTCTTGGAAGATTTTTTATTACGTGAGAAAATCACGCATTTTGACCATGAGCGTATACCAGAACGCATTGTACATGCGAGAGGTAGTGCTGCTCATGGTTACTTTGAACTCTATGAGAGTATTGAAAACTACAGTAAGGCTGGCATTTTCACAGACACAAAACGAATAACTCCAGTGTTTGCTCGCTTTTCTACTGTGGCTGGTTCAAAAGGCTCAGCCGATTTAGCAAGAGATGTGCGTGGATTTGCCGTTAAATTTTATACCCAAGAAGGTACATGGGATTTGGTGGGCAATAATATGCCTATATTTTTTATTCAGGATGCTATGAAGTTTCCAGATCTCATACATTCTGTAAAACCAGAGCCTAATAAAGAAATACCACAAGCCGCTTCTGCTCATGACACCTTCTATGATTTTATTTCCCGATCAACAGAAACCTTACACAATCAGATATGGGTTATGAGTGATCGTGCTATTCCAAGAAGTTTCCGTATGATGGAAGGCTTTGGGATACATACCTTTCGATTAATCAATAAAGACGGAGAATCGCACTTTGTAAAGTTCCATTGGAAACCCCTTTTAGGAGTGCATTCTGTGACTTGGGATGAGGCTGTGAAAATTAACGGTGCAGATGCCGATTTTCACAGACGCGATTTATGGGATGCTATTGAATCTGGACAATATCCGGAGTGGGAATTGGGCATTCAGGTAGTCGCTGAAGCCGATGAGCACAAGTTTGAATTTGATCTCCTAGATCCTACAAAACTGATTCCGGAGGAATTAGTGCCTGTTGAGATTATCGGAAAAATGACGTTGAATAGAAATCCAGAAAACTTCTTTGCTGAGACGGAACAAGTTGCATTTTTACCAGGCCATATTGTTCCTGGTATTGACTTTACCAATGATCCCTTATTACAAGGTCGGTTATTCTCTTATCGCGATACACAGTTGTCGCGGTTAGGCAGTCCTAATTTTCATCAAATCCCTATAAACAGACCTATTGGAGAGGTTCATAATAATCAGCGCGATGGTCATATGCAAATGGATATCCCTAAAGGGCAAACCGCTTATTTTCCTAATTCTTTAGGAGGAGGCTGTCCACATTTGGCTAAGATGAGCGAAGGTGCATTTACCTCTTATGAAGAGCGCATTGACGCAAAAAAAATTAGAACACGTAGCGAAAGTTTTAATGATCATTTTTCGCAACCAGCACTGTTTTATAGAAGCTTGGCAGATTGGGAACAAGAACATGTTGCCGACGCCTATACTTTTGAATTAGGGAAATGTAATCAAAAACATATCAAGGAGCGAATGTTGTGGGTCATTGCGCAAATCGATAAGAATTTAGCTAAAAAAGTAGCAAAAGGTTTAGGTCTTGCTATTCCAAAAACCATTGAGCAACCCATAAATCAGGCTATTGGTGCTGACGCTAATGTTAAAAAACAGCAACCACCAAAAAAGAAAAACTATTTAGATAAAGATAAAGCCTTAAGTCAAGCCAACACGAAATTTGAAAGTATTGCTACCCGGCAAATTGGAGTTTTGGTAGCCGATGGGTTTTCGATGAAAGATTTTAAGACTATGAAAAATGCCTTAGAAAAAGCGCATGCCGTAGTTAAATTAATAGCACCTCATGGAGGAACCATAACGTGTGATGAAAACATGGAACACGAAGTGGATGCTGCCATTATGACGACAGAAAGTGTCTTGTTTGATGCGGTTTATATTCCTGGAGGCAAAGCATCGATTGCGCAATTATTAAAGGAAGCCAAATTTAAGAAGTTTGTAAACGAAGCTTTTAAACATTGTAAAGCTATTGCCGTTGATAATGAAGGCGAACAACTAATCGATAAAACTTTTGTAGCCGATTATAAAGATGATAAAGCAGTATTTATTAATGCAAAACCAAACGCCTTTATTGATTCAATTTCTAAACATCGTCATTGGGATAGAATGGAGATAGCAGCTATGGTTCCTGCCTAA
- a CDS encoding SemiSWEET family sugar transporter: MILWITFQWFIDIVNEYDTPIMNLEELIGILAGIFTTLAVLPQIHKAITTKKIEDVSVSMFVILCIGVGLWTVYGILKMDWPIIITNGISLILNGIMLKIVWFQDSDKSQ, from the coding sequence TTGATTTTATGGATAACATTTCAATGGTTCATTGATATTGTAAACGAATACGACACTCCAATTATGAACTTAGAAGAATTAATAGGCATACTGGCTGGGATATTTACAACGCTTGCTGTATTACCGCAAATTCACAAGGCCATTACAACAAAAAAAATTGAAGATGTCAGTGTAAGCATGTTTGTTATTCTATGTATTGGTGTTGGGTTATGGACGGTCTATGGTATTCTAAAAATGGATTGGCCCATTATAATAACCAACGGTATATCATTGATCTTAAACGGCATAATGTTAAAAATTGTATGGTTTCAAGACTCAGATAAATCTCAATAA
- a CDS encoding DUF421 domain-containing protein, whose product MTLQDMLWLILSVLGIFTIIIIITRIFGLRTFAKMSSFDFASTIAVGSVLASIILNSDYSLLKGGIVLVTIIAFQTLFSFLVRKSPLLKRWFTNKPQIIMWNGKILHNRLKACNVGESDLIAKLREANVHDFKEVKAVIFESTGDVSVIHNNSNKNVEPKLLSDVNTQDLYV is encoded by the coding sequence ATGACACTTCAAGACATGCTATGGCTAATACTGTCGGTATTAGGCATATTCACCATCATCATAATTATCACCCGAATTTTTGGTCTGAGGACCTTTGCTAAAATGTCTAGTTTTGATTTTGCCTCCACAATTGCCGTGGGCTCCGTGTTGGCATCTATTATTCTTAATTCAGATTATTCTTTGCTAAAGGGAGGTATTGTATTAGTAACCATTATTGCGTTTCAGACCTTGTTTTCTTTTTTGGTACGAAAGAGTCCGCTTCTAAAACGATGGTTTACTAACAAACCTCAGATTATAATGTGGAATGGTAAAATTTTACATAACCGCCTTAAGGCTTGTAATGTTGGTGAAAGCGATTTAATTGCAAAACTAAGAGAAGCAAATGTTCACGATTTTAAGGAGGTAAAAGCGGTAATTTTTGAAAGTACAGGCGATGTGTCTGTAATTCATAATAATTCAAATAAGAATGTTGAACCTAAATTGTTGAGTGACGTCAATACACAAGATTTATATGTTTGA
- the gntA gene encoding guanitoxin biosynthesis heme-dependent pre-guanitoxin N-hydroxylase GntA, which produces MNPITKTHPLHKMIDEAYKDFILTQKHPCVMAKTLFMTDQYHLNIYRSSNHAEDLITLLKDLEAFIEQYDFESHTFESFLAVFPFEQYHTEKDFENRLWQTLQQLHELDDCDWDASVSDDPDDPNFSFSLKGHAFYIVGLHPNSSRLARQSPYPTIVFNLHAQFEQLRAMGSYKKVKKRIRKRDKKLQGHINPVLKDFGKDSETKQYSGRAVDSAWKCPFHKTSKLV; this is translated from the coding sequence ATGAATCCCATAACAAAGACACACCCATTACATAAAATGATTGATGAGGCTTATAAAGATTTTATTCTAACACAAAAACATCCTTGTGTTATGGCTAAAACTTTATTTATGACGGATCAATATCATTTAAATATTTACCGATCTTCAAACCACGCAGAGGATTTAATCACTTTACTAAAGGACTTAGAAGCGTTTATTGAACAATACGATTTTGAATCTCATACATTTGAATCCTTCTTAGCCGTCTTTCCTTTTGAACAGTATCATACTGAAAAAGATTTTGAAAACAGGTTATGGCAAACACTCCAACAGTTGCATGAGCTAGATGACTGTGATTGGGATGCTTCGGTAAGTGATGATCCTGATGATCCTAATTTTAGTTTTAGTTTAAAAGGGCACGCGTTTTATATTGTAGGGCTTCATCCCAACAGTTCGCGGCTGGCACGGCAAAGTCCCTATCCTACTATTGTATTTAATCTGCATGCGCAATTTGAACAATTGCGAGCCATGGGCAGCTACAAAAAAGTAAAAAAGCGTATTAGAAAACGTGATAAAAAATTACAAGGCCATATTAATCCTGTGCTCAAAGATTTCGGAAAAGATTCTGAAACCAAACAATATAGCGGTAGAGCCGTAGATAGTGCTTGGAAATGTCCTTTTCATAAAACCTCTAAACTCGTATGA
- a CDS encoding DUF1989 domain-containing protein: MKPLINVIQQQSGTAFKLKTNDILTVIDPMGEQVSDMVLFNAADYQEKLSSGKSLDFEESMLLTKGNYLWSNRSRKMMEIIEDTNGRNDFLLAPCSPETFKIMYNYDEEHPSCLNNLHHHLEPYGISVDDIPTAFNIFMNVQFDSAGKLSVHPPTSKEGDYIRFKAQMDLLVGLTACSAEDSNGGTFKPIHYLIETEPNLIKP, from the coding sequence ATGAAACCATTAATTAATGTTATACAACAACAATCGGGCACAGCATTCAAACTCAAGACCAATGATATTCTCACCGTAATAGATCCTATGGGAGAACAAGTCAGTGATATGGTGTTGTTTAATGCTGCCGATTATCAGGAAAAATTATCATCAGGTAAATCGTTAGACTTTGAAGAATCTATGTTACTCACTAAAGGCAATTATCTATGGTCTAATCGGTCTCGGAAAATGATGGAGATCATAGAAGATACTAATGGTCGTAACGATTTCTTATTAGCTCCTTGCAGTCCGGAAACGTTTAAAATTATGTACAACTATGACGAAGAGCACCCGAGTTGCCTTAATAATTTACATCACCATTTAGAACCTTACGGTATTAGTGTCGATGATATACCGACTGCATTCAATATTTTTATGAATGTGCAGTTTGATTCTGCTGGAAAATTATCTGTCCATCCACCAACGTCAAAAGAAGGAGACTATATTCGTTTTAAAGCGCAAATGGATTTACTGGTTGGACTTACTGCGTGTTCTGCTGAGGACAGCAATGGTGGTACCTTTAAACCTATACACTACCTTATTGAAACAGAGCCAAACCTTATTAAGCCATAG